GTTTTGGAACATCGGAGCGACGATGCAAAATATCTCCTTTGAATATTTTTTAACTTTGTCAACAAACTGTAATGTCGCACCTTTGTGCGACATTTTATTTCTTAACTTAAATGGTGACCCCGACGGGATTCGAACCCGTGTTGCCGCCGTGAAAGGGCGGTGTCTTAACCTCTTGACCACGGGGCCACAAAAGACATTACTTATTTTATCATATTTTCATGTCTTGTCAACGATAAATTTTTCCTTAATAATTGTCATTTTTTGGATATAAAAATATCTGTCCTTTCTGACTTTTTTATTTCTCCTATTAAAGCATATTCGACTTCTAAATACTTTGCAATATCTTCAATGCTTATATTTGCTTCATGATAGCTTCCTCTTTCTTTGTGTCTTTCAGCAACAACTTTCCTCCCATATTCGTTTAATTCGGATATAAGAATACTACCGCCTTTTTTACAGACCCTCACCATCTCATCCAGTACCTTTTTATAATCCCTCATGTGATGCATGGCATTGTATGTAGCCACAACCTCAAAGGTTTCATCTAAAAATGGAAGATTGTGAGCATCTCCCTGAAGTAGCAAAATATTTTCCAAAGTTACACTTTCTTTCAAAAGGTCTTCTGCTCTTTTTAAAGCATCTTTACTCTCATCAATAGACACGACTTGATATCCGTATTCAGCCAAAGCGGCTGCCATTCGTCCCCGTCCTGTACCAATATCAAGAGCTTTTCCACTTCCTCTGCCTAACATTTCCACAGCTTCTTTTACATCTCTCTCCATAGTTTCACCTCAAAAACTTTTTATATTTATTATCTCTCTTTTTGTACTTTAATAAAACGCAAAAACATGCTATACTAATTAAAGTACTAATAAAATCACTCCTCTATAATAAATGCGGTATTTTTATACCGCATCCTTTTTGGACTAATATATGCCCCCGTATGGTATAGGGTTACGTTAAAAGTATATCACATTCTCTATGTAATGTAAATACAGAATTTCAGTGTGTTTCTTCTGAAGAAATAATCGGTTGAGACACTTTTCCAAAATAATTTGTCCCCCATACTCCTATCAATATCATAATAGCTCCTATTATATGATACCAATAAAAAGCTTCACGTCGTATGGTGATCCCCGCTATTACCGAAATTACTGTGGTCAAATTTGCAAAAACTGAAGCTTGAGATGCAGGCAATTTTGAAAGAGCGTAATTGTTTAAAAAATACGCTACAACAGAAGATAAAACACCTAGATATAGCACAGGAATAAGTACTCTGTAATCAGTTAAATCCCTGAAATAGTCAGAAATAGGATAGCCTTTTGCTAATCTATCAATTAAATTTAAAAAATTGAAAGAAATTGCGGCAAACCACATCATGACAAAGGTTATCTCAATAGGTGAAAATTCTAAAGAAGACTTTCTTGCTAAAATACTGTAAAAAGCTGCAGATAAGACTGCTACTAAAAGATATACAAAACCTATAATTGACGTATTACGGCTTTCAACACCTGTCATAAAAATTATAAAAGCAACTCCTGTAACAGACAAAAGAATAAAGAAAAGCTGATACAAAGAAGGCCTTTCCTTTAAAAATACCGCCGCCAAAGCGGTAACAGCAACAGGAATTAAAGCTATCATCAAACCAGAAAGAGAAGAGGATGTATATTTTACACCATATGTTTCAAATATAAAATACACAACAGGCTCTGATAGAGACAATAAAAACAATGGCCACAGATTTTTCCCTCTATAATTAAGTTTAATAATTCCAAATACCCACAAAAGAGTAATCATAAATGCTGCAAGTAAAAAACGATAGGCTATAAGCTCCATAGGAGAAGCTACATCAAGCCCCATAGAGGTAAACATAAAAGAAAATCCAAAAATTGATGCCATTCCTATTCCTGCTAAATAAGGATAATAACTCTTTATCCTCTCCAAATTTAACACCCCCGCACCTTTTTAAAAACACCGATATAATTATATAGCACTTCCCACAAAAAATAAAATCCAGACGAAGGGGACCAGACGAAGGGGACGGTTCTTTTCATCTGAAAAATTCAGACAAGAGGAACCGTCCCCTTCGTCTGAAAAGTTTTTGTCACAAAATTGGTTTTAGATGTGTTATTATTAGTGAAAAGACATAGGGGAGGTGTTCAAAATAGAGGAAAGTTTCAAAGATATCTTTGAAAAATATTATCCAAAAGTTTTAAATCAAATTTCTTGGATGATAAAAGACGAATTCAAAGCGGAAGACATTACTCAAGAAGTTTTTATAAAGTATTTTAAAAATCCTCCCCGTCACAATGAAAATATAGGAGGTTGGTTATCCAAAGTAGCAATAAATCATGCCTTAAATTATATCCGCAGTGAAAAAAACACAAAAACAAGAGAACTGGAAGTTTTTAAAAACACGCAAGAGGAATTTTTTGAAGACCCTGAAGAAATAGCAATTAAAAGGTTTGAAAGAGCTAAAGTGAAAGAAGTCCTCCTAAAAATGAGTAAAAGAGATATGATGTGTCTAATACTTAAACATTCAGGATATAGTTACGAAGAAATAGCAATATCATTGGGAATTAAGAAAACCTCCGTCGGCACAACCATAGCAAGAGCACAAAAAAAGTTTAAAGAATTATATGAAAAGGAGGTGTAAGTATGTGCTACGATGAAGGAACTCTTCAAGCATATCTAGACAGTGAACTGGATGAAATCACTGCAAAAAATGTAGAAGAACATTTAAAAACTTGCGATGTATGTAGAGAAAAACTTGAACAACTAAAATCCATAAATGAATTCACTTCAAAAGCTTTAAAAGCAAGCAATATAGATTTAAATGAAGCTTGGGCTACTCTAAATGAAAAATTGAGCAAAAATAATAATAAAGGAGGAATGTTTGCCATGTTTACAAAGTACAAAAAGTCAATTGCCGCCTTAGTCGTAGTGGCATTTGTAGTTTCCTCAATGCTTTTCCCGCCCCTTAAAAATGCAGAGGCTAAAATTCTAAATTTATTGAGACTTAACAAAATGCAGATTATAACTATTACACCTGATGACATTACACAAATTCAAAATGAGTTCTATAATAGAAACATAAAGAACATTGACTTAAAAGAATATGGTGAAATATTAAGGTCTGGAAGTTATGAAGGATATGAAGTTTCAATAAATGAAATTGACAAACTAAAGTCCGATGTAGATTATAAATTTAAGCTGCCAACTGACGAAAATTTTGAAATTAACCATATATATGTATCAAAGGGTGATGGATTAGAGTTTAAACTTAATGTTGACAAAATAAATGAATTAATTAAAACATTTGGCGGCACACATCTTTTCCCTAAAGAGCTCAACAATAAACCTATTACAATAAATGTTGGCACATCTATAAATATTGATATAAAAGAAAAAAAGGATAATAATGATACAGAAAATATCAAAAAAAGTATTTATCTTACCATAAATAAAACTCCTGAGATTGTAGTACCAGAAGGGGCAAATATAGATAAGGTAATTGATGCCTTGGCTAACCTCCCATTTTTGCCCGACAATTTAAAAAAACAAATTGCAAGTGTAACTGACTGGAAGGAGACATTACCTATACCAATGGATGAATCTACAAATGTTAAAGAAATAAATATAAGAGGAAATACAGCTATTATTCTAACAAATAAATATTCTCCAAATATGGCATCTATAGCATGGAATGAAAACGGAGTAATGTATAGTCTATCAATCTATGGATCCTATGAACCATCTACAGACAAACAAACAATAAATGATGAATTAATAACACAGCAAAATATAAATACATTAATCCAAATCGCAAATTCAATGAGGTGATCAAATGGTTTTAGAAACTCAAAATCTCTCAAAACAATTTAATGGAAAAGGTGGATTTAAAGAAGTCACTCTCTCTGTAGAAAAGGGGCAAGTTTTTGGATTCTTAGGTCCAAATGGTGCTGGAAAAAGCACTTTTGTAAAGACCATGGTGGGGCTTTTACACCCCACCTCTGGTTTTGCTTGGATTTTAGGGAAACCCATAGGTACTGTAGAGTCCAGAGAAAAAGTAGGATTTTTACCTGAAAATTTTAGATACCACGACTGGATGACAGGAAAAGAGCTTTTGAGCTTCCATGCTGAGCTTTATAAAATAAAAAATCCAGGCAAAAAAATTGATGAACTTTTAGAATTGGTAAAATTAAAAGGTCATGAAAGTAAACTTATAAAAAATTACAGCAAAGGAATGCAGCAAAGAATTGGCATTGCAATAGCCCTTTTAAATGACCCCGAAATAGTGTTTTTAGATGAACCTACTTCAGCTCTTGACCCTGTTGGAAGAATTGAAGTAAGAGAAATCATAAAACAATTAAAATCGCAAGGCAAAACTGTTTTTTTAAACAGCCACCTCTTAAGTGAAGTGGAAATGGTATGCGATGAAGTAGCCATAATAAACCATGGCCGAATAATAGCCGAAGGAAAACTGGAAGAGCTATTAAAAGAACACACCCATGTAGAAATGATTGTATCAGACTATACTTCAGAGTTGATTGAAAAAATTTCTCGCTTATCAAAAGAATTTCAATTTAAAGAAGGTAAGCTCTCTTTTAAAGTAGAAGACAGAGAAAAAATACCAGTTATAGCTAAAATGGTAATAGAAGCCGGTGCCAAGTTATATCAATTAAATACTCAAACTTCTTCATTGGAAGACTTATTCATAAACTTAATTGGAAAGGATGAGGTGTCGTGATAACTATAATAAAATATACCTTTAAAGAGATGCTAAAAAAACGGGCTTTTCTATTAGTCTCCCTTTTGTCCCTCCTCTACCTTTCCATATATACTTTTGGCTTAAGTAAAATATTTGAGCGTCCCAACGATTCTATATATGACATCATCTTTCAATCAGAAATTTTGTCTGCCGGTCTATTTTTCGCAAATTTCATAATGGCTTTTCTTGTAGTTTTGACATCAGTAAATGCTATATCAGGAGAAATAGAAAATGGCACCATATACGCCGTTTTATCGAAACCTATAAAAAGATATGAACTGGTGTTGGGAAAATTTATAGGCTTAGGCGCTATGATTGTAATATACAGCTCCATCATGTTTTTGTCTGTAGTAGGTTTAAACATCTTTATGGGGTCTAAAATAACCTTTGAAGCAAGCAATATTTTAAGAGGACTTTTTTTCTTCGACTTAGGACCGATTGTATTTTTAGCCCTTATAATAGCTTCCAGCTCAATTTTTTCGACTGTAAACACAGGCATCATAGCTATTATGGCTTATGGAATTGCCCTCGTCGGAGGTGTTCTTGAACAAATTGGAACAGCAATGCAACAAAGTCAAGTCGGTGCCTTTGGCTTAAAAAGCGGAGAAAGCCTTATAAACGCAGGGATAATTACAAGCCTCATCCTTCCTACAGATGTCATATATAGAAAAATGACTGCAGAGCTTTTGACACAAAGTAGTGGGATAAGTTTTATGACACAAGGACTCTTTGGGGGCATGTCTCAACCCAGTATTTACATGTTCATATACATCTTTTTCTACGTGGTATTTCTCCTCTATTACGGTGCAAAGCGCTTTTCACAAAGAGACTTATAAAGGCGGTCACACACCGCCTTTTAACTTTTTAAACCCTTCCAAACAATACCCAAGACTAAACCATTGACAGTTACTGCATATCTTTTCCATTTTTTCTTCAGTCATTTTCTCTTTAATTCTATTTGTGACTTCCCTATAGCTCAATATCTCCCCTGGCCTTATATCTAAAACTTCTAAAACTGCCCTATCTTTTCCTTTTACACTTCCTGGATACTCTTCCTCTGTACATTCTCCATTTACATTGTTTGGACACATGCTGCAAATGTTATCCACACTATCCACAGCTTTTATCAACATATCATGTTCATTATTCAATTTTCTAATAATTTCATCCATATTTTTAACAAATTTTTCATCATAACCAAGCCCTCTAAAGCCCAACACACACAAAAAGTGATGTCCTCTTATCTCCATTTCAATCTCTCCTCATCCCATGATTACAACAATAATTATACTGCTAATTTGAACTGTAACCTAAGAAAAAAAAGAAATTTACATCCCTCAGTTTATCACAATAATAGTCATAATTTCTTCAATTATAGAAAATAATACATTTAAAGGAGTGATTGTATGACTAAAAAACCAAAAAAACCTCACAAAGTGCCAATAGAAAATCATAAGACTGCTTCCTGGGCAAATATACAAAATGTAAAAGAAGAATCAAATGTGCCTATCCCAAGTAAAAATGAGGTAATAAACGCAAAAGAATGGGTAGAAGAAAACAAAAAATAACAATTCCGGGCATACGCCCGGAATCGTTATTCTGCCAGCTTTCTATATCTTTCGTATCTCTCTTTTGCAGTATCTTCTGCCTTCTGATAAAGTTTTTCCGCAATGTGAGGAAATACGTTTTTAAGTGAGGAATATCGTATCTCCCCCTCAATAAATTCTCTGAAAGATTTTGTCGGCTCTTTAGAATCAAGTACAAATGGATTTTTGCCTTCTTTTTTAAGCTCTGGATTAAATCTATAAAGGTGCCAGTAACCAGACTCCACTGCTTTTTTCTCCTCCATTATACTTGTCCCCATGCCTGACTTTATGCCATGGTTTATACAAGGAGCGTATGCTATTATAAGTGAAGGCCCTTTGTATTTTTCTGCCTCCACAAAAGCCTTTATCGCCTGGTTCATATTTGCTCCCATTGCAACTTGCGCCACATACACGTATCCATAGCTCATAGCCATCAAACCTAAATCTTTCTTGCTTGTCCTCTTACCTGCTGCCGCAAATTTTGCAACTGCCCCTGATGGAGTAGATTTTGAGGATTGCCCTCCTGTATTAGAATACACCTCTGTGTCAAGCACTAGTACATTTACATCTTCTCCTGATGCTATAACATGGTCAAGCCCTCCAAAGCCAATGTCATACGCCCATCCATCTCCCCCTATTATCCACTGAGATTTTTTTACAAGAAAATCTTTTTTGTCAAGTATCTCTTTTATTATCTCATTCTCTGTATACCCGCCTCTATTTATAATATCCAAAATCTTTTTAGAAGCAATTTTAGATTTATCTCCATCCTCCATCCCATCAATCCACTCTTGGAATGCAGCTTTTAATTCTTCGTCAATAGGCATATTTATAGCTTCTTTCATCAAATCTCTAAGCCTTTCCCTTATCTGCTTATTTGCTAAAAACATGCCGTAACCAAATTCGGCATTGTCTTCAAAAAGTGAGTTAGCCCAAGCAGGCCCTTTTCCCTCTTTATTAGTAGTATAAGGAATAGAGGGTGCACTTGCCCCATAAATAGATGAACAGCCTGTGGCATTTGCTATCATCATCCTATCTCCAAAAAGCTGTGTCAAAAGCTTTATGTAAGGAGTCTCACCACAGCCGGGGCATGCGCCACTGAATTCAAACAGAGGCTTTGCAAATTGACTACCTTTTAAAGTTGTCTTATCCACTAAATTATCTTTGACATCAAGAGTTACAGCATACTCCCAATTTCTCGCTTCTTTTTCTATTTGTTCTTCAGCGGGTTTCATTATAAGAGCTTTTGTAGGTGCTGGACAAACATCTGCACAATTGCCGCATCCTGTACAGTCTAAAGGACTTACCTGTATTCTATACCAAAGCCCTTCTAATCCTCTTCCTATTGCTTTTTTCAGTTTAAAAGTTGGAGGCGCTTTTTTCATTTCTTCCTCCGTTAACAAAAATGGCCGTATTACTGCATGGGGGCAAACATAAGAGCACTGGTTACACTGTATACAGTTGTCTATTTGCCATTCGGGTATCAATACTGCAATTCCTCTCTTTTCATAGGCAGTCGTGCCAGTAGGAAATGTGCCATCTTCCATGCCGACAAAAGCACTTACAGGAAGGAGGTCTCCTTCATTTCTTTCCATAGGTCTTTGTATATTTTTAACAAAATCAGGCTCTGGCTTTACAATTTTTTGCCCTTCTTTTGCGTTTTTCCACTCCTCAGGCACTTCTACTTTTACAAGAGCTTCTACGCTTCTGTCAACAGCCTTTAAGTTCATATCCACTATATCCTGACCCTTTTTGCCATAGGCCTTCTGTATAGAATCTTTTAAATACTCAACTGCTTCTTCAAAAGGTATTATATTTATAAGTTTAAAAAACACTGTCTGCATTATCATGTTTATTCTGCCACCCAAACCTGCTTCTTGGGCAATTGATATGGCATCTATTGTATAAAAATTGATATTGTTTTTAGCTATATATCTTTTCATTGAAGCAGGTAACTTCTCCTCCAGCTCCTCTTTACTCCAAGGACAATTTAATACAAAAGTCCCACCATGTTTAAGTCCTTTTAAAACATCATAATTGTAAATAAAAGACTTATTGTGACAGGCAATATAATCAGCATGATTTACCAAATAAGAAGATTTAATCGGCTTTTTACCAAACCTCAAATGTGAAATAGTGGTGCCTCCTGATTTTTTGCTGTCATACTGAAAATATGCCTGCACATACAAGTCTGTGTTGTCCCCAATTATTTTAATAGCCGATTTATTCGCCCCAACCGTTCCATCAGAGCCTAATCCCCAAAACTTGCAGCTTACAGTGCCTTCAGGAGTAGTCTCTACAAATTCACCTTCTTCTAATGATGTGTAAGTCACATCGTCTAAAATTCCTATGGTAAAACGGTCTTTGGGGGAGTCCTTTTTTAAATTGTCATAGACTGCAATAATCTGAGAAGGAGTTGTATCTTTTGAGCCCAGACCATATCTACCTCCTACTATGCCGGGCTTTTTATCTTTGTTATAAAATAATTTAGCCACATCAAGGTACAAAGGCTCTCCTATTGAACCCGGCTCTTTTGTCCTGTCTAATACGGCAATCTTTTTAACTGTATCAGGTAAAACCTCAAAAAAGTGTTTTTCAGAAAATGGCCTGTAGAGATGTACTTTAATTAAACCCACTTTTTCTCCTTTTTTTGTTAAATAATCAATCGTCTCTTCTATCGTGTCACAAACAGAACCCATAGCTACAATTATATACTCTGCGTCCTTTGAACCGTAATAGTCAAAAAGGTGATATTCTCTTCCAGTCAGCTCTTTGTACCTCTTCATGTAATCTTCTACTATGTCAGGAACCTTTTCATAAAATTTATTAGCAGCTTCTCTTCCTTGAAAATAAATATCAGGATTTTGTGCAGTACCTCTTACAACAGGATGTTCAGGATTTAACGCTCTGTCCCTAAACTCTTTTGCTGCCCTTAAATCTAAAAGTTTCGCAATTTCCTCATATTCCACCACTTCTATTTTTTGCATCTCGTGAGAAGTCCTAAAGCCATCAAAAAAATGCAAAAATGGTACCCTAGATTTTATAGCAGAAAGATGGGCTATAAATGCCATATCCATGGCTTCCTGTACATTGGCAGAACAAAGAAGTGCAAAACCTGTTTGTCTTACTGCCATTACATCCTGATGGTCGCCAAATATAGAAAGTGCATGAGTAGAAATAGCGCGGGCACTTACATGAAACACCCCTGGCAAAAGCTCTCCTGCAATTTTATACATGTTTGGTATCATTAAAAGAAGCCCCTGTGATGCGGTATATGTGGTTGTCAAAGCGCCTGCAGTTAAAGAACCATGGACAGCACCTGCAGCACCTGCTTCTGACTGCATTTCAACAACCTTCACGGGTTGACCAAATATATTCTTCTTGCCATGGGCAGCCCATTCATCAACATTTTCAGCCATTGGAGAAGAAGGCGTAATAGGGTAAATTGCTGCAACCTCCGTAAAAGCATAAGAGGCATAAGCAGCTGCTGTATTTCCGTCCATTGTAGCCATTTTTCGCATAAAATAATCCTCCTTAACCCTTAACATGGTTTTTCTATCCAGATATATTATTTCATTAATAAAGAATAATCATACATTTAGGCATTGAAGACAATTTTAAACTTGAATTCGGCAAGTAGCAAGCAAATTAAAAATTCAATTTCCATGAATGTAAAAAACGGTGTTTTGTTATAAGTTTTGCACTTTGATAACTGAATATTTACATTGAAAAAATAAAAGCTATATCGTTTTTTACGGTTAATTTACTCTTTTAAGGTACAGCAAAGCTAACCGTCTACTTGATATGGCGGTTTCTATCATTTGGTATATTTTTTGGTATATTCTATGTGTTTACTATGTTAAGCAAAATACCATTAGCGCTTTTCGTATATACGTTATCACAGTCTTAAGAAACGGATTATTAGGGTAACGTATATGCCTATAACGTCCTTTCCCAACAAGATTACCAGGTACATTATATAATATCCGCCTTATTGTGGTTATCTCATGATGCCTCATAAACTCTGGCAAGATAGTCCTTTTGAACCAATTATGGAGATTGTAAGCGATCATTTTGATAAGCAAAAATATTTCGTTGCAAAATTTGTTTCTTTGACTGTTTTGATCAAAAGCAAATCCTTCTTTTAGTTCATCTATTTTGTTTTCAATGTCGCAGCGTTGGTTGTATTCATGAAATATCTCTTCAGGTGTCATGTACTCAATATTTGTTACTATAGCTTGATATTCATATTTGAATTCGTCTATATCCATACAAATCTGCCCTGTTTTGGGCTGTGGCAGTTTTTTGCGTATAATCACAATTCTGCGTACTTTATCCCATTTAGGCATTTTTGCATATATTTCATTTACACTAAAGGTCTTATCTATTTCAGTCCAAGGATAAAGGTGTTCTCTTTGATTGACATAGTCTATAAAGCATCTGATCCATGCCTGATTTTTAGCTTTCATTACATATTCATAACCTTTAGATTCAAAATACAGTATATTATCGTAATCAAATGCTCCACGGTCAACGCGTACTCGCTTAATTATCCAATTTTCAGGAAGCTGTTCTTCGCAAGATTTTACAAAATCTAAGAAACCATGATTTGTGTGATGTTTACCTTCTTCAAGAGTAACATTAACAAGTTCATCAGTATTAGCAATAATGCCGATTTTCTCTTTGAAAGATGGTCGACCATGGTACCTTGGATTATAACCTACTGAAGCACCTTCCTGCTCTCCAAATATAGTACAAACTGTATCATCAAAATTCATAATGACTTCACGTTTCGTTCCTTTAGATTGCAAGGAAAGCAAAGTCTTGTTAATAAGTCTTAATTCTTCAAGAGAACTTTCAGGCATGGCTTTAATTAAGTCTCTGCATACTTTTTCGCTGGGAACTTTATGTCCTTTAATTTCTGTGTATGCATTATCATATCTTAGTTGGTCCATGTGAAGAAAGCGAGTATTCCCTTGAATTACAGAATCAATCATAAAGTCAATAACCTCGGCTGGTTGAAAAACAGCATTTGGTGCTTTTTTAAAGGATAATATGCTTGAAAGAATTTTATTAAAGCCGATTTTTTCTTTAAATGCTTGGATATAGGTGAAAGTTACATTGTTTGATACTGTAAAATTGTCAAAAGTTGCTGGCAAAATATATTTTGAAAACCCCTTTTCTTTTGTAAGATTAAGTGTTAAACTCATATTATGGAGATTCTCCTTTCTGTTAGTGTTTTTGTTTGTCACTTAAATTTTATCAGAAAAAGGGGAATCTCCATATATTTTTTGCAAAAAATTTTTCACTTAATTTAGCCCTCAAATAGCTCTATTTGGGCATTTCGTAAATTCACTTGCCGAATCCAAGTTAAATATTTGTCTTCAGAGTTTTAATGATAGAACAGGTTTCTTTTTGCCTTTATAAAAAAATATAGTCCATTAAAATTTTTTTGTAATGCAAGAAGGAATTTGTACAAATATATAGAATATATTATGTAGTAAGATGAGTGTACAAGTAAAGGAGATGTCCATTATGGAAGGATATATGACCGCTGTTGTTAAACAACATCCCAAAGAAGGTGCAGATATAATAAAAAGAGAAATACCAAAAATAGGACCTGATGAGGTACTAATAAAAGTCAAAGCCACATCTATTTGCGGCACAGACGTTCACATTTACGTTTGGAATGAATGGGCAAAAAGCCGGATAAAACCGCCTAAGATAATGGGACATGAATTTGTAGGAGAAGTTGTAGAAATAGGAGAAAATGTAACATCTGTAAATGTTGGAGATTTAGTAAGTGCGGAGACTCACATAGTATGCGGAAAATGCAAAGCTTGCAGAACTGGAAATGCTCACATATGTGAAAATACGCTTATACTTGGTGTTGACACAGACGGTGCTTTTGCAGAATACATTAAAGTCCCTGAAAGCAATGTATGGCTAAACGATAAAGACATACCTTTAGAACTTCTCTCCATACAAGAACCCCTTGGAAACGCCGTTCACACAGTATTTTCTGGAGAGATAGTAGGAAAAACTGTCGCTGTAGTAGGTTGCGGTCCTATAGGTATGATGGCAATACCACTTCTTAAAACAACTGGTGCTTCAGCTATATTTGCAATAGAACCTGTCGAATACAGAATGGAACTTGCTCATAAATTAGGTGCAACACGAGTTATAAACCCACTTGAAGAAGACGTTGTCAATATAATAAAAAGTGAAACAGAAGGCTACGGTGCAGATGTAGTATTGGACTTCTCTGGAAGCCCCACTGCAATAAGACAAGGCCTTAAATATATCGCAAAGGGCGGAAGGATGTCTATTTTGGGTCTTCCTGACAATGAAGTTCCTATAGACATAACAAATGACCTCGTTTTTAAAGGCATAACAATAAACGGCATCACAGGAAGGCGAATGTACGATACCTGGTACAAAGTAAAGGGTTTATTGCGCTCTGGCCTTAAAGAAGCATTAAAACCAATAATTACTCATACCTTCCCTCTTTCTGAATATGAAAAGGGCATGGAACTAATGATAAAAGGCCAATGTGGCAAAGTTGTATTATATCCATAAACAAAAGGAGGTAAAAAAGATGCCACTTACAAGATTAAATGAAATTTTACAAAAAGAACTCGATGAGTTAAAGACTGAAGGTCGTGCTAAAGGAAAAGAACTTATCATAGTCGATGTAAAAAAACCAGAGGGTGAAAAAGGTCCACGTTTCTTTTTAAAAGGCTTTGGAGACAAAGAATTTATAAGGATGAACTCTAACTCTTACCTCGGAATGCAATTTAATGAGGAAGTAATAAAAGTAGAAGAGGAGACTGCAAGAAAGTTTGGCATTGGACCTGGAGCAGTGAGGTTTAT
The sequence above is a segment of the Thermoanaerobacter ethanolicus JW 200 genome. Coding sequences within it:
- a CDS encoding class I SAM-dependent methyltransferase, with translation MERDVKEAVEMLGRGSGKALDIGTGRGRMAAALAEYGYQVVSIDESKDALKRAEDLLKESVTLENILLLQGDAHNLPFLDETFEVVATYNAMHHMRDYKKVLDEMVRVCKKGGSILISELNEYGRKVVAERHKERGSYHEANISIEDIAKYLEVEYALIGEIKKSERTDIFISKK
- a CDS encoding DMT family transporter, with protein sequence MERIKSYYPYLAGIGMASIFGFSFMFTSMGLDVASPMELIAYRFLLAAFMITLLWVFGIIKLNYRGKNLWPLFLLSLSEPVVYFIFETYGVKYTSSSLSGLMIALIPVAVTALAAVFLKERPSLYQLFFILLSVTGVAFIIFMTGVESRNTSIIGFVYLLVAVLSAAFYSILARKSSLEFSPIEITFVMMWFAAISFNFLNLIDRLAKGYPISDYFRDLTDYRVLIPVLYLGVLSSVVAYFLNNYALSKLPASQASVFANLTTVISVIAGITIRREAFYWYHIIGAIMILIGVWGTNYFGKVSQPIISSEETH
- a CDS encoding RNA polymerase sigma factor SigX is translated as MFKIEESFKDIFEKYYPKVLNQISWMIKDEFKAEDITQEVFIKYFKNPPRHNENIGGWLSKVAINHALNYIRSEKNTKTRELEVFKNTQEEFFEDPEEIAIKRFERAKVKEVLLKMSKRDMMCLILKHSGYSYEEIAISLGIKKTSVGTTIARAQKKFKELYEKEV
- a CDS encoding DUF2275 domain-containing protein produces the protein MCYDEGTLQAYLDSELDEITAKNVEEHLKTCDVCREKLEQLKSINEFTSKALKASNIDLNEAWATLNEKLSKNNNKGGMFAMFTKYKKSIAALVVVAFVVSSMLFPPLKNAEAKILNLLRLNKMQIITITPDDITQIQNEFYNRNIKNIDLKEYGEILRSGSYEGYEVSINEIDKLKSDVDYKFKLPTDENFEINHIYVSKGDGLEFKLNVDKINELIKTFGGTHLFPKELNNKPITINVGTSINIDIKEKKDNNDTENIKKSIYLTINKTPEIVVPEGANIDKVIDALANLPFLPDNLKKQIASVTDWKETLPIPMDESTNVKEINIRGNTAIILTNKYSPNMASIAWNENGVMYSLSIYGSYEPSTDKQTINDELITQQNINTLIQIANSMR
- a CDS encoding ABC transporter ATP-binding protein; this encodes MVLETQNLSKQFNGKGGFKEVTLSVEKGQVFGFLGPNGAGKSTFVKTMVGLLHPTSGFAWILGKPIGTVESREKVGFLPENFRYHDWMTGKELLSFHAELYKIKNPGKKIDELLELVKLKGHESKLIKNYSKGMQQRIGIAIALLNDPEIVFLDEPTSALDPVGRIEVREIIKQLKSQGKTVFLNSHLLSEVEMVCDEVAIINHGRIIAEGKLEELLKEHTHVEMIVSDYTSELIEKISRLSKEFQFKEGKLSFKVEDREKIPVIAKMVIEAGAKLYQLNTQTSSLEDLFINLIGKDEVS
- a CDS encoding ABC transporter permease, whose protein sequence is MITIIKYTFKEMLKKRAFLLVSLLSLLYLSIYTFGLSKIFERPNDSIYDIIFQSEILSAGLFFANFIMAFLVVLTSVNAISGEIENGTIYAVLSKPIKRYELVLGKFIGLGAMIVIYSSIMFLSVVGLNIFMGSKITFEASNILRGLFFFDLGPIVFLALIIASSSIFSTVNTGIIAIMAYGIALVGGVLEQIGTAMQQSQVGAFGLKSGESLINAGIITSLILPTDVIYRKMTAELLTQSSGISFMTQGLFGGMSQPSIYMFIYIFFYVVFLLYYGAKRFSQRDL
- a CDS encoding DUF1284 domain-containing protein; the protein is MEIRGHHFLCVLGFRGLGYDEKFVKNMDEIIRKLNNEHDMLIKAVDSVDNICSMCPNNVNGECTEEEYPGSVKGKDRAVLEVLDIRPGEILSYREVTNRIKEKMTEEKMEKICSNCQWFSLGYCLEGFKKLKGGV
- a CDS encoding CDIF630_02480 family spore surface protein; this encodes MTKKPKKPHKVPIENHKTASWANIQNVKEESNVPIPSKNEVINAKEWVEENKK